One genomic region from Thermosipho affectus encodes:
- a CDS encoding VIT1/CCC1 transporter family protein has protein sequence MTKKLRKILYGFQRNEITEFYVYKFLSKISKNKNSKVLRKIAEDEFRHYNILKKYSKKDLHPNYLKIIWHIFVYFILGLTFSLNAMEKAEEKAQKNYLMLKDEIPEIEKIILDEDLHEKELLKLIDEERIKYISSMVLGLNDALVELTGTLAGLTFAFQNSKLVALSGVITGIAASFSMSASEYLSQRSDPNSQNPLKSAIYTGIAYIFTVFLLVMPYILVPNPFFALIFLLVIALVIILFFSYFVSIVQNKSFKGYFSEMFLISFGVMGLSFIIGIIAKMLFNIDIL, from the coding sequence TTGACAAAAAAGTTGAGAAAAATTTTATATGGTTTTCAAAGAAATGAAATTACAGAATTTTATGTCTATAAATTTTTGTCAAAGATTTCTAAAAATAAAAATAGTAAAGTTCTTAGAAAAATTGCAGAAGATGAATTTAGACACTATAACATTTTAAAAAAATATTCGAAAAAAGATCTTCATCCGAATTATTTGAAAATAATTTGGCATATCTTTGTTTACTTTATTTTGGGATTAACTTTCTCTTTGAATGCTATGGAAAAGGCGGAAGAAAAAGCCCAAAAAAATTATTTGATGTTAAAAGATGAAATACCGGAAATTGAAAAAATAATATTAGATGAAGATTTACATGAAAAAGAGTTACTAAAGCTTATCGACGAAGAAAGGATAAAATATATTAGTTCAATGGTTTTGGGATTAAATGATGCTCTTGTTGAATTAACAGGAACGCTCGCAGGATTAACTTTTGCATTTCAAAATTCAAAATTGGTTGCCCTTTCAGGTGTGATAACTGGTATTGCAGCATCATTTTCAATGTCTGCTTCCGAATATTTATCACAAAGGTCTGATCCAAATTCACAAAATCCATTAAAATCTGCTATTTATACAGGTATTGCTTACATTTTTACAGTATTTTTATTGGTTATGCCATATATATTGGTACCTAATCCATTTTTTGCTTTAATTTTCTTGCTGGTTATTGCATTAGTAATTATTTTGTTCTTTTCATATTTTGTTTCAATAGTTCAAAATAAGAGTTTTAAAGGTTATTTTTCTGAAATGTTTTTAATTAGTTTTGGAGTTATGGGTTTGTCTTTTATAATAGGAATTATTGCTAAGATGTTATTTAATATAGACATTCTTTAG
- a CDS encoding Rossmann-like domain-containing protein, protein MKISEVLFNEAFEFVDNSVFLEDYIIGYGLTAALLSDGRCGVSYTLREDTLGKCEEFFKCTSSTGNPVSKIDVGMGVREILKIGAFSPDPLTRSVAYAVLNSVFYYDESKYLKGDITKFLDVSFDDTVGVVGKIEPLIEYLKPVAWDVLVFDRNRNSDDVLPDWAIVDLLPKCTVVIITGATVVNGTIDWILKYVNTKRVIIVGPSTPLVEKIPVKFLAGVRVLDSKKLFKLIAHGAGTRKIIAEKLVEKVVIKGGIF, encoded by the coding sequence ATGAAAATTTCGGAAGTGTTGTTTAATGAGGCATTTGAGTTTGTAGATAATTCTGTTTTTTTGGAAGATTATATAATTGGATATGGTTTAACTGCTGCGTTGTTAAGTGATGGTAGATGTGGTGTTAGTTACACATTAAGAGAAGATACACTTGGAAAATGTGAAGAGTTTTTTAAATGTACTTCAAGTACGGGTAATCCAGTAAGTAAGATAGATGTTGGAATGGGTGTAAGAGAAATTTTGAAAATAGGGGCATTTTCCCCTGATCCTTTGACAAGATCAGTGGCATATGCGGTATTAAATTCCGTTTTTTATTATGATGAAAGTAAATATCTGAAAGGAGACATAACTAAGTTTTTAGATGTATCTTTTGATGACACGGTAGGAGTTGTTGGAAAAATAGAACCATTAATTGAATATCTTAAACCTGTTGCTTGGGATGTTTTAGTTTTTGATAGGAATAGGAATAGTGATGATGTGCTTCCAGATTGGGCTATAGTTGATCTTTTGCCTAAGTGTACAGTAGTAATCATAACTGGTGCAACAGTTGTTAATGGAACAATAGATTGGATTTTAAAATATGTAAATACAAAAAGGGTTATTATTGTAGGACCATCTACACCACTTGTGGAAAAAATACCGGTGAAATTCCTTGCTGGAGTAAGAGTTTTAGATTCAAAAAAATTATTTAAATTAATTGCACATGGTGCTGGAACAAGGAAAATAATTGCCGAAAAATTAGTTGAAAAAGTTGTAATAAAAGGAGGGATATTTTGA
- a CDS encoding N-glycosylase/DNA lyase, with the protein MEKRGEIVILEIKQIKSEAEEMVNERWNEFLELRKNGSEIDLFSELSFCVLTANWSAKGGMIAQEKIGEGFYTFSLEELEISLMKVGHRFPRARARYIYENRWIVGNLRNLLSLPVEEAREFLVKNVKGISWKESSHFLRNVAFCEVAILDKHVLRLLNKYGYIDIIPKNWSKRRYLEIEKVFKALADEFGECPGKFDMYLWYYLKGKVEK; encoded by the coding sequence ATTGAAAAAAGAGGTGAAATAGTGATTTTAGAGATAAAACAAATAAAAAGTGAAGCCGAAGAAATGGTAAATGAAAGATGGAATGAATTTTTAGAACTTAGGAAAAATGGTAGTGAAATAGATCTTTTTTCTGAATTATCTTTTTGTGTTTTAACTGCAAATTGGTCTGCAAAAGGTGGAATGATTGCGCAAGAGAAAATTGGTGAGGGATTTTATACATTTTCTCTAGAAGAATTAGAGATATCTTTAATGAAGGTCGGGCATAGGTTTCCAAGGGCAAGGGCAAGGTATATATATGAAAATAGATGGATTGTTGGAAATTTAAGAAACTTGTTGAGTTTACCCGTTGAAGAAGCAAGGGAGTTTTTGGTAAAAAATGTTAAAGGAATTTCATGGAAAGAATCTTCGCATTTTTTGAGAAATGTAGCTTTTTGTGAAGTTGCAATTTTAGATAAACATGTTTTGAGGTTGTTAAATAAGTATGGTTATATTGATATTATACCCAAAAATTGGAGTAAAAGAAGATATCTTGAAATTGAAAAAGTTTTTAAAGCTCTTGCAGATGAATTTGGAGAATGTCCAGGGAAATTTGATATGTATTTATGGTATTATTTAAAGGGAAAAGTCGAAAAATAG
- the argF gene encoding ornithine carbamoyltransferase, which produces MGVNLKGKSLLTLLDFSTDEIKYLIEIAKTCKADSRSQIIHQRFRGKTLAMIFEKRSTRTRVAFETAFGEEGGHPLFLSTQDIQLGAKESIEDTARVLGRMVDAIMFRGFKQETVEILAKYSGVPVYNALTDLYHPTQVLADLMTIEENFGKLRGVKLVFMGDGRNNMANSLMIGSAKMGLHYVICSPKELRPNEELTKRCLEIAKETGAKIEFTDNVDEAVIGADVIYTDVWASMGEESKAEERRKLLMPYQVNKEIMKKTGKPETIFMHCLPAVKGEEVTFEVIEGLQSKVWDEAENRKHTIKAVMLATI; this is translated from the coding sequence ATGGGAGTTAATTTAAAAGGTAAATCCCTGTTAACGTTGCTTGATTTTTCTACAGATGAAATCAAATATTTGATTGAAATAGCAAAAACATGTAAAGCGGATAGTAGATCGCAAATTATCCATCAAAGGTTTCGAGGAAAAACACTTGCAATGATTTTTGAAAAAAGATCTACAAGAACAAGAGTTGCTTTTGAAACTGCTTTTGGTGAGGAAGGAGGACATCCATTATTTTTATCTACTCAGGATATTCAATTAGGTGCTAAAGAATCTATTGAAGATACTGCAAGAGTTCTTGGGAGAATGGTTGATGCAATAATGTTTAGAGGATTTAAACAAGAAACAGTTGAAATATTGGCAAAGTATTCTGGTGTCCCTGTATATAATGCATTAACTGATTTGTATCATCCAACTCAAGTTCTTGCCGATTTGATGACAATAGAGGAGAATTTTGGAAAGTTGAGAGGCGTAAAGTTGGTATTTATGGGTGATGGAAGAAATAATATGGCTAATTCTTTGATGATAGGTTCTGCAAAAATGGGTTTACATTATGTGATTTGTTCTCCAAAAGAATTAAGACCAAATGAAGAATTAACTAAAAGATGTTTGGAAATTGCAAAGGAAACAGGTGCAAAAATAGAATTTACAGATAATGTAGATGAAGCAGTGATAGGTGCTGATGTAATATACACAGACGTTTGGGCATCAATGGGTGAAGAGTCAAAAGCAGAAGAAAGAAGAAAGTTACTTATGCCATATCAGGTTAATAAAGAAATTATGAAAAAAACTGGAAAACCTGAAACAATATTTATGCATTGTTTGCCAGCTGTAAAAGGAGAAGAAGTAACTTTTGAGGTTATTGAAGGACTTCAAAGTAAAGTTTGGGATGAAGCTGAAAATAGAAAACATACGATAAAGGCTGTTATGCTTGCTACAATATGA
- a CDS encoding cyclic 2,3-diphosphoglycerate synthase, producing the protein MGKKKVIIMGAAGRDFHNFNTYFRNNPDYEVVAFTATQIPDIEGRVYPAELAGELYPNGIPIEPEEKLVELIKKYDVDEVILAYSDLPHQYVMEKAETVLSAGADFKLMGPRNTMVESTKPVISVCAIRTGCGKSQTTRRVLDILRGFGKKVISIRHPMPYGDLVAQKVQRFADYSDLDKHKCTIEEREEYEPHIDRKSVIYAGVDYEAILKAAEAEDPDIILWDGGNNDFSFYKTDLLITVVDPHRPGHEVLYYPGMSNLLMADVVVINKEETADIEGIQKVRENIEKWNPNATVVDAASPIFVENPEAIKGKRVLVVEDGPTLTHGEMRYGAGYVAAKKFGAAEIIDPRPYAVGSIVDTYKKYSHLDMILPAMGYGEKQMKELEETINRADADLVIIGTPIDLRRVTKLNKPAVRVTYELQEIGKPTLEDILKEFLEKKGLL; encoded by the coding sequence ATGGGAAAGAAAAAAGTTATAATAATGGGAGCAGCGGGTCGTGATTTTCATAATTTTAACACTTATTTTAGAAATAACCCAGACTATGAGGTAGTGGCATTTACTGCTACGCAAATTCCAGATATCGAAGGAAGGGTATATCCTGCAGAACTTGCCGGTGAACTTTATCCGAATGGTATTCCAATTGAGCCGGAAGAAAAGTTGGTAGAATTAATTAAGAAATATGACGTGGATGAGGTGATCTTGGCTTACAGTGACCTTCCACATCAATACGTTATGGAAAAAGCAGAAACCGTTCTTTCGGCAGGAGCTGATTTTAAATTAATGGGGCCAAGAAATACAATGGTTGAGTCAACAAAGCCTGTTATTTCAGTTTGCGCAATTAGAACAGGATGTGGAAAGAGTCAAACAACAAGGCGTGTTCTTGATATTTTAAGAGGATTTGGTAAAAAAGTTATTTCTATTAGGCATCCAATGCCATATGGTGACCTTGTTGCTCAAAAGGTGCAAAGATTTGCTGATTACTCTGACTTGGACAAGCACAAATGTACAATTGAAGAAAGAGAAGAATACGAACCACATATTGATAGAAAGAGTGTAATTTACGCAGGGGTGGATTATGAAGCTATTTTAAAAGCAGCTGAAGCAGAAGATCCAGATATTATACTTTGGGATGGAGGAAATAATGACTTTTCATTCTACAAAACGGATTTGTTGATTACGGTTGTTGATCCTCACAGACCAGGTCACGAGGTTTTATACTACCCAGGTATGTCTAATTTGTTGATGGCGGATGTTGTAGTGATTAATAAAGAAGAAACAGCAGATATTGAAGGTATTCAAAAAGTAAGAGAAAATATTGAAAAGTGGAATCCAAATGCGACTGTTGTTGATGCAGCATCTCCAATCTTTGTTGAGAATCCAGAAGCAATTAAAGGTAAAAGGGTGCTTGTAGTAGAAGATGGACCAACCCTAACACACGGTGAAATGAGGTATGGTGCGGGATACGTAGCAGCGAAAAAATTTGGAGCAGCAGAAATAATTGATCCAAGACCATATGCAGTTGGTTCTATAGTTGATACATACAAGAAATATTCTCACCTTGATATGATTCTTCCCGCAATGGGATATGGTGAAAAACAGATGAAGGAATTAGAAGAAACAATAAATAGAGCAGATGCTGATCTCGTAATTATAGGTACACCTATTGATCTTAGAAGAGTAACGAAATTAAATAAACCTGCTGTAAGAGTTACTTATGAATTACAAGAAATTGGAAAACCAACACTTGAAGATATTTTGAAAGAATTTCTCGAGAAAAAAGGTTTGTTATAA
- a CDS encoding methyl-accepting chemotaxis protein: MNLKTKILLLVFLPLLVLFVIGMFTASMVSSSNKDVLQKVQEYEKATYVLEKLSDFQASVKAYQYGAKNFEELNKLFVELQKVSNDIPMLKKNIDALSKKLKGIKDGNKYLVSDVVKFTENVKKDILFNLEKKKDNLNEAINYTDSMIKVLLVFLPIIITVISVFFVLIVSSKIFKNITLLVTVTNSLTQNDLTVDINEAKTKDEMGVLLKSFKKFVDYLRDNLKKIQRKTIDIVENIDKISDSTVSLASQSDNIVKRMDNISARIQTISASIQETTAGAEEISAATKHIADSAQDSAMFAEQSTDLAKDAADILKSVIQTTKKIADSTKDVERVVESFNKGAEDITQFIETINAIAEQTNLLALNAAIEAARAGEAGKGFAVVADEIRKLAEESKVASEKIKVVVDEISGIAKEAQSVSQEITIQVDEGTKLTDVADKKLDEIIGAIQKINEMLQNIAASVEEQTAAVDEISTAMVDNSKSVEEINYNIGDINASLQEVNANVQEIVDEVEDIRDGTNTLKNIVLKYKI; encoded by the coding sequence ATGAATCTTAAAACAAAGATATTATTATTAGTCTTTTTACCTCTTCTAGTATTATTTGTGATTGGAATGTTTACTGCAAGTATGGTCAGTAGTAGTAACAAAGATGTTTTACAAAAAGTTCAAGAATATGAAAAAGCTACTTACGTACTTGAAAAACTCTCTGATTTTCAAGCAAGTGTTAAAGCGTACCAATACGGTGCAAAAAATTTCGAGGAATTAAACAAACTTTTTGTTGAATTACAAAAAGTTTCTAATGATATACCAATGTTGAAGAAAAATATTGACGCACTTTCAAAGAAATTAAAAGGTATAAAAGATGGCAATAAATACCTTGTTTCTGATGTGGTAAAATTTACCGAAAATGTAAAAAAAGATATACTTTTTAATCTTGAAAAAAAGAAAGATAACTTAAACGAGGCAATAAATTATACAGATTCTATGATAAAGGTTTTACTTGTCTTTTTACCAATAATTATTACGGTAATTTCTGTGTTCTTTGTTTTAATAGTTTCTTCTAAAATTTTCAAAAATATTACATTGTTAGTTACAGTGACTAACTCACTTACGCAGAATGACTTAACAGTTGATATTAATGAAGCTAAAACGAAAGATGAAATGGGAGTTCTTTTAAAATCATTTAAAAAGTTTGTTGATTATCTTAGGGATAATTTAAAGAAAATCCAAAGAAAAACAATTGATATAGTGGAAAACATTGATAAAATTTCTGATTCTACTGTATCACTGGCAAGTCAATCTGATAATATTGTAAAACGTATGGATAACATTTCTGCAAGAATTCAAACGATTTCCGCATCAATACAGGAAACGACAGCTGGTGCAGAGGAAATTAGTGCTGCTACCAAGCATATAGCAGATAGTGCGCAAGATTCCGCAATGTTTGCAGAACAAAGTACAGATCTTGCAAAAGATGCAGCAGATATATTAAAGTCCGTTATTCAAACAACTAAAAAGATAGCAGATTCTACAAAAGATGTAGAAAGAGTGGTTGAAAGTTTTAATAAAGGAGCAGAAGATATAACACAATTTATTGAAACAATTAATGCCATTGCAGAACAGACAAATTTACTAGCACTCAATGCGGCGATAGAAGCTGCACGTGCTGGCGAAGCAGGAAAAGGATTTGCCGTAGTAGCTGATGAAATTAGAAAGCTTGCCGAAGAAAGTAAAGTTGCATCAGAAAAAATAAAAGTCGTTGTTGATGAGATTTCAGGCATTGCAAAAGAAGCACAAAGTGTTTCACAAGAAATAACTATCCAGGTAGATGAAGGAACAAAATTAACTGATGTAGCTGATAAAAAACTTGATGAGATAATAGGAGCAATACAGAAAATAAACGAAATGCTACAGAATATAGCTGCATCTGTTGAAGAACAAACTGCGGCCGTAGATGAGATTTCAACGGCAATGGTTGATAATTCAAAGAGTGTTGAAGAGATAAATTACAATATCGGTGATATTAATGCATCACTTCAAGAAGTGAATGCTAATGTTCAGGAAATAGTAGATGAGGTAGAGGATATTAGAGATGGTACTAACACACTGAAGAATATAGTTTTAAAGTATAAAATATAA
- a CDS encoding radical SAM protein, protein MANVFGPVPSRRLGNSLGVNLVPLKTCNYSCVYCQLGKTNYFTNERKEYYPTEKIINELEYAIKNTTLNIDYITFVGDGEPTLHSGIGRIIRWIKEKTNFKVAVITNGSLLYLNEVCNDLLYADLVLPSIDAPDERKFRLINRPVMKIRYEEIIDGLKLFARNFNGKIWIEVMLMKDINDSREDIDKISKIINSIFPIPERVYINVPIRPPTEKWVTIPDKRSLMYAQEKLPNAIPINFREEGKFDVNKYTNACEAILDITEKHPLRYDQAKEIAEYFKETIDEVLKKLQKEVKFVEYDNERYLKKLKNKNENTF, encoded by the coding sequence GTGGCTAATGTGTTTGGACCTGTTCCATCAAGGAGATTGGGAAACTCATTAGGAGTTAATTTAGTTCCTTTGAAAACGTGCAATTACTCGTGTGTTTATTGTCAATTGGGAAAAACAAATTATTTTACAAACGAAAGAAAGGAATATTATCCTACAGAAAAAATAATAAATGAATTGGAATATGCTATCAAAAATACTACTTTAAATATAGATTATATAACTTTTGTAGGTGATGGTGAACCAACTTTGCATTCGGGAATTGGAAGGATAATCAGATGGATAAAAGAAAAAACAAATTTTAAGGTTGCAGTTATTACAAACGGGTCGTTGTTGTATTTAAATGAAGTATGTAATGATTTGCTATATGCCGATTTGGTTCTTCCTAGTATAGATGCTCCTGATGAAAGAAAGTTCAGGTTAATCAATAGACCAGTCATGAAAATTAGATACGAAGAAATAATAGATGGCTTAAAACTTTTTGCAAGAAATTTTAATGGAAAAATCTGGATTGAAGTCATGTTGATGAAAGATATTAATGATTCCAGAGAAGATATTGATAAAATTTCGAAAATAATAAATTCTATTTTTCCTATACCTGAAAGGGTTTATATAAATGTTCCCATTAGACCGCCGACAGAAAAGTGGGTGACTATACCAGATAAAAGAAGTTTGATGTATGCTCAGGAAAAACTCCCAAATGCTATACCCATTAATTTTAGGGAAGAAGGTAAGTTTGATGTTAATAAGTATACGAATGCATGTGAAGCAATTTTAGATATAACGGAAAAACATCCATTAAGATATGATCAAGCAAAAGAAATAGCAGAATATTTTAAAGAAACAATAGATGAAGTGTTAAAAAAATTACAAAAAGAAGTGAAGTTTGTGGAATATGATAATGAAAGGTATCTAAAAAAATTAAAAAATAAAAATGAGAATACGTTCTAG
- a CDS encoding LytS/YhcK type 5TM receptor domain-containing protein codes for MILTLYNTRSLFIKLIKSHNAILLGILGAIFGIIGTYLGIWYKGAIINYRDVGVIFTSLIGGFPSAFIAGGIASAHRLFLGGISAIPCAIGTFLSGIIAASIHYLTHGNPSIITIFFTASFAETVHLAIARYMIFPESLAIDITHKIFIPMVVVNTFGVTLLATMFKNFEWQMQLVSKITTNWFISIFEELIGTINTKNSEQNISKICQIIAQNSPVDGVFVTSQNSIISKYPEDLNLEIDYKKSIKSKKILKFFKNGTWYIVFPITIGDDTAGTLIFFSKDKMKEVHIFFGKKIVHILSLVFSIQKAVIEAKLAKEAQLREFTSKLSPHFLFNTLSTVRYFSNVEPKKSVECIDKLSELLRYIYERKDKLTTLESEINAIENYLGIMKMRYPEILEYKINCPKIDVKIPPFIFQPVIENAIKYGRKNNKIKIEISCHINEDRIRIEIRDHGPGIDKITMGTGLKLVSERLKLIYNNQASLLFENSNGLKVIFDLPAR; via the coding sequence ATGATACTTACATTATACAATACTAGAAGCTTATTTATAAAACTCATAAAATCGCATAATGCAATACTTTTAGGAATTCTTGGTGCTATTTTTGGAATAATTGGAACTTATTTAGGAATATGGTACAAAGGGGCAATAATAAACTACAGGGATGTTGGTGTGATATTTACTTCTTTAATTGGTGGATTTCCATCTGCTTTTATTGCTGGAGGTATAGCTTCTGCACATCGACTTTTTCTAGGTGGAATCTCAGCAATCCCTTGCGCTATTGGAACATTTCTTTCTGGAATTATTGCCGCATCTATCCACTATTTAACACACGGTAATCCTTCTATAATTACAATTTTTTTTACAGCGTCTTTTGCAGAAACAGTTCATCTTGCAATTGCTCGTTATATGATATTTCCAGAAAGTTTAGCAATAGATATAACTCACAAAATCTTTATTCCCATGGTTGTTGTAAATACATTTGGTGTTACACTACTTGCTACTATGTTTAAAAATTTCGAATGGCAAATGCAACTTGTGTCAAAAATCACTACAAACTGGTTTATATCCATTTTTGAAGAGCTAATTGGAACTATCAATACAAAAAATAGCGAACAAAATATCTCAAAAATATGCCAAATAATAGCACAAAATTCACCTGTAGACGGCGTATTTGTAACCTCGCAAAATTCCATTATCTCGAAATATCCAGAAGATCTAAATCTTGAAATAGATTACAAAAAATCCATAAAAAGCAAAAAGATTTTGAAATTCTTTAAAAATGGGACATGGTATATAGTTTTCCCTATTACAATTGGAGATGATACAGCTGGAACATTAATCTTTTTCTCCAAGGACAAGATGAAAGAAGTTCATATATTCTTTGGAAAAAAAATAGTTCACATACTATCACTTGTTTTTTCAATTCAAAAAGCCGTAATTGAAGCAAAACTTGCAAAAGAAGCACAACTTCGTGAATTCACTTCTAAACTTAGCCCACATTTCCTCTTTAACACACTAAGTACAGTAAGATATTTTTCAAATGTAGAGCCAAAAAAGTCCGTAGAATGTATAGACAAACTTTCTGAATTACTACGTTATATTTATGAGAGGAAAGATAAATTAACAACTTTAGAATCCGAAATAAATGCAATAGAAAATTATCTTGGAATAATGAAAATGAGATATCCTGAAATTTTAGAATACAAAATAAACTGCCCCAAAATAGATGTAAAAATTCCTCCTTTTATTTTTCAACCTGTAATTGAAAATGCAATTAAGTATGGAAGGAAAAATAATAAAATAAAAATTGAAATATCATGCCATATCAACGAAGATCGAATAAGGATTGAAATTCGCGATCACGGGCCAGGTATAGATAAAATTACAATGGGAACAGGTCTCAAACTTGTTAGCGAACGTTTAAAGCTGATCTACAACAACCAGGCTTCTCTTTTATTTGAGAATTCCAATGGACTAAAAGTAATATTTGATCTACCTGCGAGGTGA
- a CDS encoding LytR/AlgR family response regulator transcription factor — MIKVSIVEDEFASREHLKKLILSINEFELIGEYQSIDEIKNLNNLDILFLDINLNGKNGLEFARFLKDIKVVFVTAYPEYGAEAFEINAIDYLVKPVTETRFKQCVDKILELFRPHFEKLPVIDQDGILLLDIEKILYIESFGKTATAITLEKEYKIHKLNIGTLEKKLPDSFLRVHKSFIVNMNKLKKITKERKNLLLKLGDSCEITIPVSKKYSKLVKRYLHLL; from the coding sequence ATGATAAAAGTATCAATAGTTGAAGATGAATTTGCATCACGTGAACACCTAAAGAAACTTATACTGTCAATTAATGAATTCGAACTTATAGGAGAATACCAATCAATTGACGAAATTAAAAACTTAAACAACTTGGATATTTTATTCTTAGATATAAACTTAAATGGAAAAAATGGATTGGAATTTGCGCGTTTTTTAAAAGATATAAAAGTTGTTTTTGTTACTGCATATCCAGAATATGGTGCAGAGGCATTTGAAATTAACGCAATTGATTATCTTGTAAAGCCTGTTACTGAAACACGCTTTAAACAGTGTGTTGATAAGATTCTAGAGTTATTTAGACCACATTTTGAAAAACTTCCCGTTATAGATCAAGACGGCATCTTACTTCTAGATATAGAAAAAATTCTATATATTGAATCTTTCGGCAAAACAGCAACTGCAATAACTTTAGAAAAAGAATATAAAATTCACAAACTAAACATTGGAACCTTGGAAAAAAAGCTCCCAGATAGTTTTTTACGCGTTCACAAATCTTTTATCGTAAACATGAATAAATTAAAAAAAATAACCAAAGAAAGAAAAAACTTACTTTTAAAACTTGGTGACTCTTGTGAAATTACTATACCAGTTAGTAAAAAATATTCTAAACTTGTCAAGCGATATTTGCACCTCTTATAA